The Roseofilum reptotaenium CS-1145 genome contains a region encoding:
- a CDS encoding DUF3854 domain-containing protein, whose product MSNNNASKGSLATPSISDSPIVADSQATNEKWLAQQLSESGITNPVLVKQFKPHKAGFTVTGVDITGKTNSNSWQLRLREVGKDGAKYKTRRRKEGETGCIYDALLLRGRLKDFISLAGKLKPLFASEEQWNNCLTKDLWKVVNSQDHLPIVITEGGKKAACGLENGYLTISIPGREMWHKPQTLELVTSLADFCSEGRPVYIALDSDFQINPDVKESIRRLAKALDERGCDVKICVWKYTKKTKGMDDFIVNGGNFDEVIRLALTIAEWEKQFPEPEQKKESPAKKGKSEEEGNGDPTPVEFARQLAEEYRNKWRFHNEWKVWLEWSGKYWQIIPEEKVGDAIHFLSESWISTDRYVTMCQKSLTRNLREWEWQRQTLEATAFRNGVVNLREMTIKPHDPENYNTSMIDRDWWQPEGEVIADPIEALKTYCPNIYEAWNYAMVGDERKILKLMAVCNGVITWRLSKLHKFIHLTGRPGTGKGTFSRILSALIGEENTKASKLGKLGEDYQLAHFMDSQLVVLPDEEATHCDSAMANLKSLTGGDTVSYRQIYGEVASSPFHGTLLVISNGALFKKPQKALERRLCLVEFDSPIVNRTPLAEELMMREISQLTYCVLSMPPQRVDDLIKGVGQFAIADFKAKEWELLCEESSVAAFVEDKVVPVPGDGVIKQGELYHKYVIYCEENGLKPMATNRFGNKLTEMCEFLGWEVKSVKKMSGKTFFGIDYRGDCSHVNVPLPSETLLSDEKSSTVVSSSSSSYSHNHDGQIDHISRI is encoded by the coding sequence TTACGACTACGCGAGGTTGGGAAAGATGGGGCAAAGTACAAGACCCGCAGAAGGAAAGAAGGCGAGACGGGTTGTATTTACGATGCACTACTGCTCCGTGGAAGACTGAAGGATTTCATCTCCCTAGCAGGAAAGTTGAAGCCACTTTTTGCTTCTGAGGAACAGTGGAACAACTGCCTGACCAAGGACTTGTGGAAGGTGGTGAACTCGCAAGACCATTTACCCATCGTCATCACAGAAGGAGGCAAGAAAGCCGCGTGTGGACTTGAAAACGGGTATTTGACTATTTCTATCCCCGGTCGGGAAATGTGGCACAAACCACAAACCCTGGAGCTTGTTACTTCTCTTGCCGATTTTTGCTCTGAGGGGAGACCTGTCTACATCGCGCTGGATTCAGACTTCCAGATAAACCCAGACGTAAAGGAATCAATTAGGAGGCTTGCCAAGGCATTAGATGAACGTGGCTGTGATGTCAAGATATGCGTGTGGAAGTACACGAAAAAAACTAAAGGTATGGATGATTTTATTGTCAATGGCGGCAACTTTGACGAGGTAATTAGGTTGGCTTTAACCATTGCTGAATGGGAAAAACAATTCCCAGAACCAGAACAAAAGAAAGAGTCCCCTGCCAAGAAGGGCAAATCTGAAGAGGAGGGGAATGGTGACCCTACACCAGTAGAATTTGCTCGTCAATTAGCAGAGGAATATCGTAATAAATGGCGATTTCACAATGAATGGAAAGTCTGGCTGGAATGGAGCGGGAAATACTGGCAGATTATCCCAGAAGAAAAAGTTGGGGATGCTATTCACTTTTTATCTGAATCGTGGATTAGCACCGACAGGTATGTCACCATGTGCCAGAAATCCTTAACGCGAAACCTCCGAGAGTGGGAATGGCAACGCCAAACCCTTGAGGCAACAGCATTTCGCAACGGAGTAGTGAATCTTCGGGAGATGACAATCAAGCCCCATGACCCGGAAAATTATAACACCAGCATGATTGACCGGGACTGGTGGCAACCAGAAGGAGAAGTGATCGCCGACCCAATTGAAGCGCTGAAAACCTATTGCCCAAATATTTACGAGGCGTGGAATTACGCCATGGTAGGGGATGAAAGGAAAATCCTTAAGCTGATGGCTGTATGTAATGGTGTTATAACTTGGCGATTGTCCAAGCTTCACAAATTCATTCATTTAACGGGTAGACCTGGAACCGGAAAAGGGACATTTTCCCGAATATTATCCGCATTGATTGGGGAGGAAAATACCAAAGCCTCTAAGCTTGGCAAATTGGGAGAGGATTATCAGTTGGCGCACTTCATGGATAGCCAGCTAGTTGTTTTGCCCGACGAGGAAGCTACCCACTGCGACAGCGCTATGGCTAATCTAAAGAGTCTCACTGGTGGGGATACTGTCTCATACCGCCAAATTTACGGTGAAGTTGCTTCTAGCCCTTTTCATGGGACATTGCTCGTAATCTCCAATGGAGCGCTATTCAAGAAGCCACAGAAGGCTTTAGAGAGGCGATTATGTCTAGTGGAGTTTGATTCACCAATCGTTAATCGGACCCCCCTAGCCGAAGAGCTGATGATGAGAGAGATATCCCAGCTAACCTATTGCGTCCTCTCTATGCCCCCTCAGAGAGTTGACGACCTCATCAAAGGTGTAGGGCAATTTGCTATTGCTGATTTCAAAGCGAAAGAATGGGAACTCCTTTGCGAGGAGAGTTCTGTAGCGGCATTTGTAGAGGACAAAGTAGTGCCGGTTCCTGGGGATGGAGTAATCAAACAAGGGGAGCTGTACCACAAATACGTCATCTATTGCGAGGAGAATGGACTCAAGCCAATGGCTACCAATCGATTTGGTAACAAATTAACAGAGATGTGTGAATTCTTAGGGTGGGAAGTTAAATCGGTGAAGAAAATGTCTGGTAAGACGTTCTTTGGGATTGACTACAGGGGCGATTGTAGCCATGTAAACGTACCACTACCCAGCGAAACCCTTCTTTCTGACGAAAAAAGTTCAACAGTAGTTTCATCGTCATCATCGTCATATTCCCATAACCATGACGGTCAAATCGACCATATATCAAGGATATGA